Within Prochlorococcus marinus XMU1411, the genomic segment GGCTTATAAATTGAATTTTTTCTTTAGATAAAATAAAAGTTGAATCCTCTTCCTTTAAAAATAAAGAAATCAAAATTGGAGGTAACCAATCATAGCTAGAGAAAATTTCTGAATTAATTAGATATGTAGAATCATTTTCAATACATTTGGAAATTATTCTACCAAAAGAATATATGTGTTCCCACCTAATACTTTGATCCCTCAAAAAATTTTTCAAATATTGATGACTTAAAATTTCAAGCATTTATAATTAATTTAATTTCAAATTACATACAAAATTTATGAACCTAATATACAAAAAATTGTTATCAATATAAGAGGGTCTTGAATTAATCAATCTATGAAAATTGGAATAGTAGGATTAGGTTTAATTGGCGGTTCTTTAGGATTAAAACTCCAAAGTCTAAATCATACAATTTATGGAATAGCAAATAATGAATTTAATGAAAAAAAAGCTAAGGATAAAAAACTTGCAAATTTTGTTAGCTGTGATCTGTGCTTATTAAAAAAATGTGAGCTAATAATTTTAGCATTGCCTATCAAAGATTTGATCAGTCCGTCTCAACAATTAGTAGCATCAATACCGCAGGAAACAATACTAACTGATGTAGGCTCTGTAAAAGAACCAATTGTAAATACATGGGAAAATTTACATCCTCTATTTATTGGATCCCATCCAATGGCAGGAACAGAAAAAAAAGGAGTTGATTCAGGTTTTGAAGGTCTTTTTAAAAATGCAAAATGGATTATTACCCCAACAAAAAATAGTGATTTAAATTCAGTCAAAACTATTACCGAGCTCATCAAATCAATGGATTGTGAAATTTGCCAAGCTTCGCCAAAAGAGCATGATGAAGCAGTATCTCTAATTTCTCATTTGCCAATATTTTTAGCTTCTGCCCTCATAGAAACTGCGCAAATAAAAAATAATCAATCTTTATTAGATCTCACGCAAAAATTAGCTGCTACAGGATTTGCTGACACTTCGAGGGTTGGCGGAGGCAATGAACAATTAGGCTTAGATTTAGCTATTAATAATCAGATTAATGTTTTAAATTCCATAAATAATTTTAAAAATAAGCTAAATATACTGGAATCTCTTATTAAAGAAAAAAATTGGGATTTACTTTCTAAAAAACTTGCTGAAGCAAAAGAAAACAGACAAAATTTTATAAACTAAAATTTACTATACCTTTGGAAGCTAAAATTTGTCTTGAAACCATTAATGCAGACTGACTAACACCTGCAGTCCCCTCTCCTGGATAAATAGAATCTCCACATAACCATAAACCTTCAAAAGGTGTCCTACTTGATAATCCAAATAAACCAAAAATATCTGGATTTTGACCAAGCCCGCCTACTATTCCATTAGGTCTTTTTGTCCACTTTTCAAAGCCCAATGGAGTTGCTAATTCCCTATGTAGCCATTTTTCAGGATCAATATCAAATTGACTTTCTAATTCAAGGGATATTTTTTTCATGAAACCATTTTTCTTCTTTAAGTAAGTTTGTTTATCTAGATCAAACCAATCTTTAGTGTTAGTAAAGATACTGGCAATTAGAGTAACCTCACCTTTTGGTGCTCTTCCATCACCATCATCACTAATTGATACAAATAACGAACAAAATTCTTTCGAAACAAATTGATAATGATTGGAGAATGTTTTTTTAATATGTTCCTTTTTTAAGGCTGAATAAAAAACTACAGCTCCACTTGGATCAGGCAAATTATTAAGTCGATTTTTATAATCTTTTTTTCTTTCTAAAGGATCTTTCAAATGCTTGAGCAAAGATTGTGGAGGCGCGGTGTAAATCACATCTTTTGCTTGGTAAATAAATGATTTTTTTTTCGAATTAGCAGATACTTGCCAACACATATTTACTTCGTCAAAAGTTATAGAATTAACTTCCTGTCCAAAAATTAAATTAACTCCAGTTTTAATCAATGAACTTTCTAATGATTCACTTAATGACTGCATAGATTTTTTAAGATGCCACAGACCATGTGGCTGTTGACACATTTGAAGAACAGTAGAACCATACAATGCTGCGGTATTATAAACGTCCTCTTGAGAATAAAGTTTTAGTTGAAGATTTAAAAATTTAATCAAGCGCTCATTCTTGGATAATCCACATATCCGCAATAGATCAAAAATAGTAGATTTAAGTAAGATACCTGTGACAAGGTTTGAAGGTACTAGTGCTTTAAGAAGTTGAGAAAAATCCCAAAAATTACTTATCGGTAATACAGGATTATTATTAGCAAATATCCAATTACTTTCATGTATTAGGGTACAAAGTTTCCAAAATCTTTGACTCCCAGGAAATTGCATTTCTCGTTCAGCAATCCATTTACTTCTTTCATACCAAATAGATATAGGATTACCACCATCATTTAAATCAACAATGCAAGCGGGGTCTAAAATTGCAGCTTCTGGGGATGGAATATCTAAAAAATCAAAAATTCTAGAATGTATTCCTCCCTTCTCTAAACCAGCAACCTGAGTTGCGCCAACATCGAAAGTATAATTTTTTCTTTTAAAAGTCCCGGCACATCCTCCAGCTTGAGTATGAGATTCGATTAAAGTAACTGATAAGCCTTGTTTTGATAAAATCGCTGCAGAAGTTAGTCCTGCTATACCAGCGCCTACAACAATAACTTCAGACTTTCTCATTAAAATGCAAAAATTATCTCCTATTGAAATTAACGAAATTTGTGAAGAATTAGGTGAAACCTATCCAAAAAGTATTGAACAAGTACATGGTGGTGAAATTCATAGTGCATGGCGAATAGAATTCTCAAACAAAAAGTTATTCCTTAAAAGAAACATTAGAAACAAAAAATTTCTTGAATTTGAAAAATATTGTCTTCAACATTTAAAAAAGTATATTAATCAAGAAAACTTAATTATTCCTGAAGTTATTGCATATAAAAACATAAAAAATATAGAGATTCTTTTAATTGAATGGATAGATATGCATAACTTTGACCAAAAAAAACTTGGAAAA encodes:
- a CDS encoding prephenate/arogenate dehydrogenase; translated protein: MKIGIVGLGLIGGSLGLKLQSLNHTIYGIANNEFNEKKAKDKKLANFVSCDLCLLKKCELIILALPIKDLISPSQQLVASIPQETILTDVGSVKEPIVNTWENLHPLFIGSHPMAGTEKKGVDSGFEGLFKNAKWIITPTKNSDLNSVKTITELIKSMDCEICQASPKEHDEAVSLISHLPIFLASALIETAQIKNNQSLLDLTQKLAATGFADTSRVGGGNEQLGLDLAINNQINVLNSINNFKNKLNILESLIKEKNWDLLSKKLAEAKENRQNFIN
- the crtD gene encoding C-3',4' desaturase CrtD, translating into MRKSEVIVVGAGIAGLTSAAILSKQGLSVTLIESHTQAGGCAGTFKRKNYTFDVGATQVAGLEKGGIHSRIFDFLDIPSPEAAILDPACIVDLNDGGNPISIWYERSKWIAEREMQFPGSQRFWKLCTLIHESNWIFANNNPVLPISNFWDFSQLLKALVPSNLVTGILLKSTIFDLLRICGLSKNERLIKFLNLQLKLYSQEDVYNTAALYGSTVLQMCQQPHGLWHLKKSMQSLSESLESSLIKTGVNLIFGQEVNSITFDEVNMCWQVSANSKKKSFIYQAKDVIYTAPPQSLLKHLKDPLERKKDYKNRLNNLPDPSGAVVFYSALKKEHIKKTFSNHYQFVSKEFCSLFVSISDDGDGRAPKGEVTLIASIFTNTKDWFDLDKQTYLKKKNGFMKKISLELESQFDIDPEKWLHRELATPLGFEKWTKRPNGIVGGLGQNPDIFGLFGLSSRTPFEGLWLCGDSIYPGEGTAGVSQSALMVSRQILASKGIVNFSL